A window of Pseudocalidococcus azoricus BACA0444 contains these coding sequences:
- a CDS encoding pentapeptide repeat-containing protein, with amino-acid sequence MSNLEAAQLLDYYAAGQTDFSQANLAGIQLAGVDLIGVDLSESNLCGANLSFALLGRANFRRANLAGADLRGANLTQADLTESRLQEANLHGASLEKAILVGADITLADLTDCNLIEADLRQANLSSTRFVGACLRGANLRKDNYQERTVLRGTDLEKADFQSANLAEADLARVNLTGANLKEANLRGADLIGANLERAYCQMTRLTDTNLKKAGLAWANLREARFDRAQLQEADFFQADCYQANFSNAHLEQIIGEKANFTQAIFTKADLRRANLRGSTLKEARLIEAYLARTDLTGADLTGANLIRAEISSALLLDANLTDATMPDGSTYQ; translated from the coding sequence ATGAGTAATTTAGAGGCCGCACAACTTTTGGACTATTATGCCGCGGGCCAAACTGACTTTTCCCAGGCCAACTTGGCAGGAATACAACTGGCGGGGGTGGATTTAATCGGGGTTGATCTCAGTGAAAGTAATCTCTGTGGGGCCAATCTTTCCTTTGCCTTGTTGGGACGGGCCAATTTTAGACGGGCCAATTTAGCGGGGGCCGATTTACGGGGGGCGAACCTAACCCAGGCCGACTTGACGGAATCCCGACTCCAAGAGGCTAACTTACACGGGGCCAGTTTAGAAAAAGCCATCTTAGTGGGGGCCGATATTACCTTGGCCGACTTGACCGATTGCAACTTAATTGAGGCCGATTTACGCCAAGCCAACCTGAGTAGTACACGGTTTGTCGGGGCCTGTTTACGGGGGGCAAACTTACGCAAAGATAACTATCAAGAACGGACTGTCCTGCGGGGAACGGATCTGGAAAAGGCTGATTTTCAGAGTGCGAACTTGGCCGAAGCGGATCTGGCCCGGGTGAATTTGACGGGGGCTAATCTCAAGGAAGCAAATTTACGGGGAGCCGATTTAATCGGAGCAAACCTGGAACGGGCTTATTGCCAAATGACGCGCTTAACGGATACAAATCTGAAGAAAGCCGGCCTGGCCTGGGCGAATTTACGGGAAGCTAGATTTGATCGGGCCCAACTCCAAGAAGCGGATTTCTTCCAGGCCGACTGCTACCAGGCCAACTTTTCCAATGCCCATCTGGAGCAAATCATTGGGGAAAAAGCCAACTTCACCCAGGCCATTTTTACCAAAGCGGATCTACGCCGGGCCAATTTACGGGGCAGTACCTTAAAAGAAGCGCGCCTCATTGAAGCCTATTTAGCCCGCACCGACTTAACCGGGGCTGATTTAACCGGAGCCAACTTAATCCGGGCCGAAATTAGCAGTGCCTTGCTCTTGGATGCCAATCTTACCGATGCCACGATGCCCGATGGAAGTACCTATCAATGA